The DNA window AAATCAAATTTAAACACACGTTTTGAAGAGGACAAGCCGTAGTCAAGCCAAGGCAGCCAACTCTGCTTGGTGGTCACTCCCAGATATGCATGGCTTTCTAGCTTCCTGCATCTCTTCTTAGGCTCCTACCATACACATGTATCTGGCCTCTTCCAGGACCATTACACCTGCAAGACTAATTGGAGTCTCGCGGATAATGTGGGCATCCTGATGCAGGGTGTCTGAGCCCATATTGACAGCAAGACCCTCCTGCACCTCATCACGTGTAACTATACCCACACGTGATCAACAAAGTCAGCATGGACATGACTATTCACCATTTAATGATAAATAGTTCACAACAGTCTCAAATCGTGACACTCAAAAAAGCATCAGCAGGGAAGATGTAATAGCCTTTTCACACATACCAGACATCACGGTGATTTCTCTGAAGTCCAGATCTTATCAAATAACTCTTTTGGGTGAAATCTTTTAAGGACTTCTTGTCTTCTATGGAACCAAAACTAAATTCCTCAGCAAGGCATCCAGGCCTTTCATGCATGGGCGCTTCACCTGCCTGACTCCCTGACAGCTCCACTCCCATTCCCAGGAGTCTACAGGACACTTGCAGTTCCCAGACATACCTGGCCACCATTGCCTGTCGCAATGCCTGGGCCTGTTACATTCTTTCTCACACATTTACCCATCCTCTTTGCTGCCCCCTGCTTATGCAAGAACTTCTCCATCCTTTGCATCACGGCTTGAATGACTTTATCCTGTGGGTTCCTGTAACTCTTGGTGCATTTTTCAGCCTACAACAATTATTTGCAAATGGCTTTGTCTCCCATGGCTTGAGAACTTCAAAGGAAAAGTCTGAAGTGTGAGCCTTTCAGGCCCTTGATGCCTGACGTTGTGAATGCAACATAGTAACTGCCTCCTGTTTGATAAACAGTAACCTTGCTCTATGTGTACTTATGAGCCATcaccagaaaacagagaaagcagagtGCAGGTACACAACCCTCCAGTAGAGGGGCCCATGCAAAACTACCTACTGCAGCGCTTGAAGTCTGTCGTCACATCAGATAGATGCAAatagacaaaatattttcattgtagtCTGTATCTACTCGTAAGGAAGAACATTTATTTAtggccattgttttttttttcttttttgagggggtCATTATAGCTTGTGGGGAGGGCTCTGtgtgcctgtgattccagcccttgggaggttgaggctggaggattttgagttcaaggtGGGTGTAGGCTAcctaagactctgtctcaaaagactgaaaataaaaagtaactatATTCCAGTCCCTGGCTACGTGTTAggaatagaaagagagagagaacataatcTCATTTTCTGAAGCCCACTCAACCTTCTCTCTGTCCGGTGAGTACTGTGAAGTCTGATGGCAGGTATAGATTGTGATGTATAGCCCTAAGGTCCCATTTAAAGCCCACAGATCTTCACTTATATAGTCAGTGGATGTTCTGATGTTCTGCAGACGGTTCATGGATGCCCTGATTGACAGCTGCTCATCATGACAGGGCTCCAAGTGTCCCTATTTATCACAGCGAATTGTGACTGTCTTCATGCTTCTCTGAACACAGACAACACAGAGCACTCCCTGAGGAGGCTGCTATGGATCTTATCCTTGCTTAGGCTGCTGGCATAGCACCTGGCACAAGGCAAGTGTTCAGTAAATATTTCTGAATGAGTAACTAAgcatatttcataattttgtgaGTTGACATGAATAATTTCTGTCAGTACTCTTGAAAGACAGGATGAAACTGTGTGTGGAAAAAAATGGTATTTGTACAATTTGGTGAAAAGATAATCTTGTATGTAGGAAACTGTGTGTTAAAGAGTGCTAGGTGGGGtcacacacatgtggaagccCCAGGTCAacattgagtgtcttcctcaatcattctgaatcttactttttgtttgttttttttcgagacagggtttcaccgtgtagccctggctgtcctggaactcgctctacagcctgtagaccaggctgacctcaaactcacagagatctacctgcctctgcccccaagtgctgggattaaatgcatgcgtcatcaccacccagcttatttttttctatatagcGGGACTACTGGAGAATTGAAATGCACAAAAGAGCTTTGCCAGTAAGAACTGAGGCTACAGTCAGTGGTGGATAATTGCCTAATGTGAGAGGGCCTGGGTTCCTTCTGTAACCTCATACACCTGTACACAcgcagacacaccacacacacagacacaccacacacacagacacacacagacagacagacacacacacacacacacacacacaccagacacacacgcatacacacaaatacctaACCCTTACAAAGAATTTttcaagattatttatttatttgtgtgtctgtctgtctgtctgtctgtctgtctgtgtgtgcgtatgtgcacGCACGGGTGcggaggctagaggacaacttccaggaatTGGTTCTCTGCTTTTACTGTGTGGGCtcctggaatcaaacccagattgTCTGGCTTGGCAGTAAACATCTTCCCCAGAATTTAGGATATGCATCATGTTTGGTAAAaccataaaaagaaaggaaatcagtTGTCTGCCttataatagaaacaaaatactGAGTCCTACAAATCTGATCAGTTTTCATATACAATCACCAACTCGTGAGAAATAGAGAAGTACAGGATTCATTAAACCAACAGagtgtagaaataaaaatgatgtgCTATTTATGAGATAATTAGAAATCTGAAAGATGAtccatgtattttaaaagatactaTTTTTATTGGATAAAATAATGCCCATATTGGGTTTTACATAAGTATACTAAATATTTGCAGATTAAATGATTCCTACAATTGGCTTCAAACTATGGAATGGGATAGATATCCTTGAGTAGATAATTCCTGAGGCTGAGCAGCGGGCGTGTGAAGTCTGTTACATCCTTTTGTCAAGTTTTGTATTGATTGTGCCTGACATTTCCCTTGGAaccacttttcattttaaataactgAAGCTTCCTAAATATCCTGATGCTCTTCTAAGGAATATCTCATCCTTTCCCCATACTGCTCTTGTTAGCCTAGAGTCTTTTGTAAACTTCAAATAGTCCAGGAACAGTAATTTATAAATCCATAGCATCTCTTTGTACAGTAATATAGAAGACTATTTCCTGAATGATCCTAAAAGACTGCATGATTTTGAATACATAAAAAGAATATCCTAAGGGAGAGAAAAATGAGTTCTAAGagtaggaagaaggaaaaaaaaacctgtcttgtTAAAGCTTCCCAGGGAAGTACTTGCACTGTGTGTGCTCACGTGCCAAATGCACCAATAGGAAACTTCTACAAGAGGCATAGAGACGGTGACTAAGTTCTTAGCTGTCAGGTTATACTCACACAGGATCTCCTTGTTGAAGGTGAATATCAATATTTTGGGGGGAAAAGGGGCTTGCTCTCTAATATTCAGCAAGCCAATGCTCAGACTGTTTCACTGGAGATGATAGGATGAATTTTTTGCCTAAACCTGGGAACAGTTTTTTGCCTAAACTTGTATGCTGGAAACCAGGTAGGAGTGAGAGTCACCTCAAGGGCTGGAGCTTCCAGCTTCTGATTTGAGATCCCTGGAAGGACAAGAAACTGCATGTCTGGGGACAGGGGTGGGGTTGGGGCACCAGGAATGCAGtgaaaggtgaaaaaaaaaaaaaaaaaaaaaaaaaagcaatggctCTTTATTGGCTAGAGCCAGGTTACACTGTGACCAGAGCCATAAAACCTGTgaggacactttgaaaacagccTTTTGTTTGTCTAAGTGACTATACCTTTTATCTTTCAACTAGGCAGCAGACAGATGTCTATTAATGGGTCACTTGgccaggccagctgctggccacCACCCTTTCTGTTTGCATGGCTTTTGATACTCTCTCTCCCACACCACCCCTCTAATTATAATTAACAGGTGACCCTGGAACTGTCGTGGAACTTAATAAGGCCTGACGACTCttccacagaaacacaaaacatgTGTCAGCGTCTCCTGCTGTACCTGGAGTCTAGGGTCGGTGCTgatattcattctttgttttcattgaatttcAGTTAGTGTGTCTTGTGTGGTCTCAAACAGCCTCACCTGTTGCTGTGCATCCTTGAAACATAGGCCTCGACTCTGTCTCCCcactttcctatttttatttaggtttatttatttatttatttatgtgtttatttatttatttagagaggtaaggtctcactatggatgacctcaaattcacagagacctgcagcctttgcctcctgagggctgggattaaaggtgtgtaccaccataccaggctaattttattttttaaataaaggtctCCACTGTCCATTCTCTAGCCTCAGCCTCCTTGAGATGACAGGTATGAGTCAGCATGCCCGGCTTGTTTATGTGGTgtatgggtttgttttgttttgttcggTGTTGAGGATCAAACCCTACCCCTAGCCCGGTTAGGTTATTACACTAAAACACATcaactgtaaaaaataaaaaataaaaataaaaaataaaaataaagaaagagagagaaagaaagaaagaaagaaagaaagaaagtaaaagaaaaaggtaCACTTTGACTAGTTTTGGCGATAACTTACGCAAGATGCTAGTTTATCGAatgtgtttctgcttttgttaaagAATGTCGGGAAAGATGTTTTCTCAGAGGCTCTCCTCAACATTCACCGAAGAGCAATGGGAAGGTAACCTTAACCTGTGGGGCCGAAGAGCCTAGTGTATCATAGCCCAAGTCCAGATTtcctgtattatttatttatggtttttcaaggcagggtttctacgtgtaacagctctggctgtcttggattaaaggtgtgcaccaccaccaccaccaccaccaccaccaccacctccacccgGCTCCCCTGTCTCACTAAGCACCAGTTTCCATACAATCTGCCTCATCAGATTGGCTCACAAGTCCGGTTCGGACCGCGTGCCGTTAGAGTGGGATGAGCAGGCACCCTTAAGTGTGCGTCCTGGTTTTCTGCCCAGCACCACCATTTCTGCGAGCATCCATGGCCCAGGCTGCCTCTCCCACATCCCAGCGCGAGGCGAAGCCCCCTGGTAGAGAACTTGAAAACCAGCGCGAGGTCCCGGGGTCAGATCTTAGCTCCTGGGGTATTGGGGGGGGAGGCCACCAACCCCGtcaccccccaaataaaaacaaaaaacaaagtaaaacagcaCCACCAAGCAAGCAAGCTACGCCGCGCCCGCCCGAAGCCCTAGGCGCGGGTGCTCCGAGCACGCATGCGCAGGCTCTGCCCTGCGCTCCAGGAGCTTCCGGCAGGGGGCAGCACCGAGACCCGCAGGGTGTGACGCCCGTCGTGCTCGCAGGACGCAAAGCGGCTGTGCCTTACGGCACCCGCCTGCGCCGTAAAGCCGGCGCGCTCACGTGCGACCGCTTACCGTGGCGAGCTTGGCGTTCCCGCCGCTATGGGCAAGCGCCGGAACCGCGGCCGGAGCCAGCTGCTCAGCACGATGaccaagaagcagaagaagcaccTCCGCGACTTCGGCGAGGAGCACCCCTTCTACGACAGGTGGGGCGCGCGCCGTGCTGGGAGGGCCGGTTCCGGGAGAAGCGGGGTCGGTGCGAGCCGGTTCCGGGAGAAGCGGGGTCGGTGCGAGCCGGTTCCGGGAGAAGCCGGTGGTCGCGAGCCGGTTGGGTCGTGGTGCGAGCCGGTTCCGGGAGCCCGGGTCGGTGCGAGCCGAGCCGGGGTGGGCACGGGGTGTCAGCGCGAGCACGGTTTCGGGGCGGGGAGACGCGGGGGTCAGTGCGAGCCGGTTCCAGGGGTCGGGCGAGCGGGGTCGGGGCGAGCGGGTTCCAGGGAGCGCGGGGGTCGGGGCGAGCCGCGCGCCCCGCTGCGGAGTGCACCCTGCAGGTAGACTTGCAGAGGCAGCCGTGGTGCTGTCCGGCCCGCggggactgaggcaggggagcTCAGCCCAGCCAGGGCACCCAGAGAGGTCAACCCCGATGTGTGGTTTAAAAGCCGGTTTCTTAGTCGCTCTTTGTCACGTGATCGCCTCACTCTCCTGTTGCCCGTTTGTCCTCTGGTCATCTTTGCCCTTGTGCATGCAGAAGTTTGGGGGAGTGAGGtgggtttggagacagggtttctctgtggctttggaggctgtcttagaaccagctcttgtaaaccaggctggtctcgaactcacagagatccagctgcctctactttccaagtgctgggaataatgTGCAACACTACCACCCGGCACATTCAGAATTTTTTACAGTGACTGGTTATTATCGTATATTCTGCATCCTTTCACTTAAAGCAGAATCATTAGGCCTTTCGTGATCGTTACAAATTAGAGCTAAAATTTGacatcttccatttctttttaggGTTTCCAAAAAGGAGGCAACGCCACAGATTTGTCAGCtggtaatgcttttttttttttctttatagtagTTGGATTTGGGTTGTTAACCTTTAAGATTGTGTGTAAAAGTAAAGCTTGGGTACAttgctgtgtttttctgtttgggaTGTAAGCTGTGATTTTAGTAATGTtacttaattaattttaaatgatggGATAGACGGCTGTAAAAACTGTGGTGTGACCATAGAAGCCAGAGTTGGAGACTACCCCATGACACTATGCTGTGAACCTCTGTTGGAAAGGTTCATCGGAGCGCTGGCTTTCAGTGCATTCATGGTGATGTATTCACACATAGTATAGAATAGACAAGGGGCCAGTAGACTGAGACAATGGCACTCACTCGTAATTTTCCTCTTGTGCCTTGAAACATGAAGCCTAATGTCTGAGATGCAAGTTGAAGCCATAACCTAGATTTCTGTTTGAAAAGTCAGTTTGCATTCCATGTGCAGCTAATAGGGACCGTAGCTTGGTTAACTGTTTTATGTCAATTTCATGCTGGGCTTGGTTAAGGAGATGAGATTGtatattattttcagaaaagctcattgggttttttgtttcctttttaattagtaTATGTTCATTATACAAAGTAGCGGATTTCATTAGGGTATTTCCAAGAATAATTATTTGATTGTATTCATACCACACATTCATTGCCCTCTTTTGGCCCTCAGTCTTCTACCTCTGCTggtcctttttctctttccaaatgctcatcctttttaatttcatgacttCTAAGTTCTTTTAAATCTAGTTTCCCCATGCAGGAGAGAACATATTTATTTGCCTTTAGTCTCTCTTATTTTTACTTAAGTATCTCCCattctatccattttcttgcacGTGacataatttccttctttaaggCTAAGGAAATTCCATTAATATGCATTTctcacattatattttattttattagtgtgacaataaaacaatataattttgtttttaaaagattcccattttcctttagTCAGAGAGTTCAGATTCTTCACATTCTGAAAGTGACTCTGAGAGTGAACAAGAGCACATTTCAGGGTACCACAGGCTGCTTTCTACGCTAAAGAATGTTTCCgaagaggaggacgaggaggaggaggaggaggaggatgacagTGCTGTAGGTGATGAAGAAATGAATGACGAAGATGGTGATGAAGATGTCATTGTGGAAGAAGAAACAGTAGAGACAGCTGAGACACAGGAGTGTGAGTGTTTGGGGGTTGGCCTATCCTCTTTGCCAGGACACAGTGTCCTGTGCTGTGTGGGCTGAGTGAGAGCATTTGGCTCCAAAGCAGAGATTTAGTCATTTGAGTTTGGTTGTGTTTTTCGAATCTGCTGGAAACACAGACCCTCAGGAAAATGCTGTTGGTTTACTCTTTGGGGGATTTCTTCTGACATAATATAAGAGTGCCTGGCTTATCAGAGGAACATACTTTTGTCACTGTGACAGCTCAGAAGGGGTTGTTCCTCGTCAATAAGAGACCAAGTAtgtccaggcggtggtggtggtgcacaactttaattccagcacttgggaggcagaggcaggtggatctctgtgatttggaggctagcctgatctacaaagtgagttgcaggacatccagggctacacagagaaaccctgccctgaaaaaaaacaaaacaaacaaacaaataaataaataaataaataaaatgcagtgaGCATCAgtgttttaatttgattttgtcaACTTTTAAGTATgagtaaattatttatttttgagacagggtttcactctgtaggtCTGGCTGTCTGGAAATCGCCATGactaggctgacctagaactcaccgAGCTCTACCACACCCTGGAAAGTTTTACGAAATGATTTTCAACATTTCAGGTATGTCCCTAGCTGATGTCTCCAAAGAAAAAGATGGCGAAGAGCCGGCCGATGCGTCACAGAAATCCTCGGAGGAGTTCACAGATGCAAAACACGAGTCCCTGTTCAGCCTGGAAACCAATTTTCTGGAAGAGGACAGTGGAGGCAGCAGCTCCTCCCAGAGAACGTCCCAAGGTGAGAGTGGCTCATCTTGCCCCAgccttcctttgctgtgcagaacgCATGGAGCCTGCCCTCAGGAATCTTGCCATGTGCCAGATGGACAGGAACTTGTGCTGGCTTGTTTGAATTGGTGTGGCATGGTAAGGACTAGAATGTGATGTCAAAGGGGAGCCAGCTCTAACCTCTGCCTGGAGCCAGTGCTGTGCCTGGCACGGTCGACCCCCACAAGGCACCTTTCTGTGAAGGAGTAGCATGCAGGTGAGAGGATTTTTGGTGTAAAGGGAAAGACTCAGAAGCAGAACTTTCGGCTGTGTAGTTCAGAAATCACAGAAGAGATGGGTTCAAGTGCAGCGGCCAAGGCTTGAACTTGAGGTGAGGCTTCAGGCTGGGATGTTGTGTTCAGCTTGCCAGGCGCTCTTTACTAAGCTTTCGTTGCCAGGAAGATCAGCATGTTGGTCTCATCAGGGACTAGAGGTGAACGTGTCATTTTCAGAGGTGATGGGACACGAGTCCATCACTCTCAGACTAGAAAGCCCTGCATTGTTCCCTGTGCTCACTGCTCTGTTCTGAATTAGATCCATTTCAACAACATGTCAacaaagaactgaaagaaaaggAGGTCCAAGCTGCCACTTCAAGCCCTCCAACTACCCAGCAACTAAAAGTAAGTGCTGTTTGGTTTTCCAGGCACGGAGGGAAACCCCGAAGAAACTGTGGTCTTTGGTTTATTGGCATATATTATTCATAGGGAGTTTCATTTTGTCAGACGTTGGGCTTGTGtctctcctctggcctcagcctcccaagtgttggggttattTATGGATGTGATGCCATACAAGGTCTACTTCACTTTCCCTTTTTTTGACTTTGCAGATACATGTGCAGGtgtaacacacacccacacacacacacatacacacacaaccggTAGCAGATAGCAGAGTACAGTACAGTATCACAACCAGAAAGTGGACATAGATGCCATTTATTGCTGCTTGGAACTAACTCATGCATGCAGGGCTAAGTACTCTGCTTACCCTGGCCTTGCATCCCTGGACTCGGGTCCTGTGTACAGTGTTGTACTTCTTATAGGATCTCATTTCCACTAGCGCAGTAGGGTGTGGAACACCAGCACTGTGTGTCTTATcaactgggtctcactatgtagtcctggcaggcctggaacttggtatgtagaccaggctggcctcaaatcaccagaagagatctgtctacctctgcctccccagtactgggattgaaggtgtgcgccaccatgcctggctctgttgCTCCTTTTTACCTTACACACTTCCGTTCACATTCCTCACTCCTAAATCCTTAACCTCCTGAGCTCATCTCTGTTTCTGGGAGCTCGTCAGTTCACAGTTGAGTAACTGGAGTCACCCAGGGTGGGACTTTAGCCACCAGCTGCTTCATTCAGCACAGCTCCCTGGAGAGTCACCCAGGCTGCTCGGCTGTCTGTGGctcctttcttttgttgttgaagTTGCTGTAATTTTAGATCAGCAAGTTTTCTACAGTGAAGAATTTCTAAACATGTGTCTCACAAAGTAGCATTGCTTGACTGGGCATATCTAAAAAGGAATAGGGAGAAAGGGAGCAGTGGAGactaagggagggagggagggagggggggagggggggagggatcAGGACTGAGACAAGTAGAGCCTTTAGTATCACACCTTGTACTGTAGCACATTGCCAAGGAATTTTCATTGTTCCCAGACATGACCCTCAGAATATGAAGGAAACACTAGAGACAGAGCTCAGGTATGAAGTCAGGCTCCGGGCTAGTCTGTGAATCATCAAGTACCCTGTGAGTGTCGGGTTGTTAATCATGCCTAACTTAGCTCTCAATCTGTCTACCCCTAGTGGCCCGTCCTGGGACAGCTTGTCTTTTCATCAAAGTTCCAGAAGATGGAAACATTTAAACCTCCGAAGGATGTTGACATGAAGTCACTTCATCTTCAGAAGCCTCTAGAATCCACCTGGAAAAAAACCAATAGCCAATTCCTATCTGGTCCTCAACAATCAAATAGCCCCTTTACCCCGCTCCAGAAAGAGCTGTTCTTAATTATGAATTCTTACCGGGACCTGTTCTACCCAGAGCGGACTGCCCTGAAGAATGGAGAAGAGGTCCGCCATGTGTACTGCCTGCATGCCATAAACCACGTCCTCAAAGCGAATGCCCAAGTGTTAGCTAACAACAGTAGGCGCCGGAGCCAGAAACTTGGGGTGGGTGAGGATGATGACTTCAGGGACCAAGGGCTAACCAGGCCTAAGGTGAGTGGCGGCAGCAGGAGAGCTTTGTCCTCAAGGAGGCTGTGAGGCACTGCTGAGTCATGAGCGTGTGGACAGTTGACTGGTTAGAGAATCCTCATATGAACTGTTGAGCAAGCCAGGCAGTGCAGGGGCTTCAGATGCTGTCAGCAGTGAACCTGAAACACATTTATTTAAGCACCCCATTGGGGGTGGTCTCTTCCTGGTGACTTTTGGCTTACTGGCACCCTAGTGAGTTTTTTATTTAGTCCTTATAGGTGACAGCTATGGGCAGACCCAGATTCACAGAAGGTCCAGCTAAAGAGAATGGGGGAAAGGTTAACAGAGATGGACTAGAATTGGGCTCTTCACCAAGCCACAGACACCCGTTTTTGTTGTGACGTTCCTAATGCTTAAAGGGATGACTGTGTTTGCTTGTGCTCTTAGCCTGATCTCTGGCATGTTTGAGGTTCTATcaagaaaggaaatggatttACTTCTGTCCTCATCTTGTCTTTCGTGATGCCTCGAGGGGAGCCAGGCCTTGTTCTTTGACTTGCTCCCCCATCTCCTGGAAGAGGCTCATGCTTTTAGACGCTTACTGAGCTCTACAGGTCTCAAGGGAGTAGATACAGTTATGGCTTTTAAAGGATTTTTCAGTCTGGCCTCTTGTTTAATAGCTGGGGAATGAAGTGTGGACACTTACTTAGTGTCACCAACAGGACAGTAATCTAGCCTTTTAAATCTTGGACCGGCACAGGGCAAATTACTTACTGTTTTGGCCAGCTGGTTACATTTCTAGGAGGCTGCCTCAGGCGCATGGACATGACATTGAGGCTGTCTGTCTCTGTTGTGCACTGTAGGAGAATCAGGCAGATTGCCCTAACTTGTGATAGGAATCTCCGGGTTTGACTAGAGTTACACTGTTGAGTTTCTTACTTGAACAAGAATGGTGGGTAGTTAGAAATTAGCTCTTTGCTAAGCATCTTCTGAttttctactcagcagaaacttgctgcatttatttttagatttatttaattttatgtgtatgagtgttctgccagcatgtatgtgtatttaccacatgcatgcctggtgcctatgaaagtcagaagagggtaccagatctcctggaactggagttaggatgGCGTGGGTCATCATATGATTGCTGAGAATCAAAGTCTGGTTCTTGCAAGAGCAAGTGTCcaaaccactgaatcatctcccagGCACTATCTTTAAGTATTTTTAAGAGGCTTGAAAAATTGAGTCCGTTTTTTCCTCCTCAAAAGTGTGTCATTAATAGTTTCAAAAACTATTCTCGAGAATGTACTAGAAAAATGTGTTAatccttttctgtatttttttttgttgttgttacttttggtataacaaaacaccatgaccatggcatcaTGTAAAAGGaatcatttaattgggcttatggtttcagaggggtAGAGTCTATGAGGGTGGACCAAAGATGGCAGCAGGAACAACCGAAAGCTTATGTCTTGATCCACAAGTATCAAGA is part of the Cricetulus griseus strain 17A/GY chromosome 5, alternate assembly CriGri-PICRH-1.0, whole genome shotgun sequence genome and encodes:
- the Utp25 gene encoding digestive organ expansion factor homolog isoform X4 — its product is MGKRRNRGRSQLLSTMTKKQKKHLRDFGEEHPFYDRVSKKEATPQICQLSESSDSSHSESDSESEQEHISGYHRLLSTLKNVSEEEDEEEEEEEDDSAVGDEEMNDEDGDEDVIVEEETVETAETQECMSLADVSKEKDGEEPADASQKSSEEFTDAKHESLFSLETNFLEEDSGGSSSSQRTSQDPFQQHVNKELKEKEVQAATSSPPTTQQLKWPVLGQLVFSSKFQKMETFKPPKDVDMKSLHLQKPLESTWKKTNSQFLSGPQQSNSPFTPLQKELFLIMNSYRDLFYPERTALKNGEEVRHVYCLHAINHVLKANAQVLANNSRRRSQKLGVGEDDDFRDQGLTRPKVLIVVPFREAALRVVQLFISLLEGDSKKKVIVSNKKRFQGEYGSNPEERPPNLKRPEDYEAVFVGNIDDHFRIGVAILQRSIRLYAPFYSSDILIASPLGLRTIIGGEGEKKRDFDFLSSIELLIIDQADIYLMQNWEHVLHLVNHMNLLPLESHGVDFSRVRMWSLNNWSRYYRQTLLFGALQDAQINSVFNKHCVNAQGQVAVRNVPMTGSISHVLVQLPHVFQRMEAQDVTSVIDARFCLSIGMPSCPTRSSMSPPTLTLCVSEITSRRKS